The following DNA comes from Miscanthus floridulus cultivar M001 chromosome 5, ASM1932011v1, whole genome shotgun sequence.
TAAActtaaaagttgtagaactcatcaaggtctacaacttttattttgatcatttcttcatccaacaAAGTAATAGTAACATTTGTTCACAAAATTTAGATATCGCTCTTATAGTTCAATGTTACTACAACTATGTCAGATgaccaaatgaccaaaataaaagttgtagattttggaaagttataaaactttgtagttgacaactttttttatttgaattcattttgtcgAGGaagactacgtttgaatttctcaaatttgaatttcaaaattttcaaacgacctcggatggagaaactaccaaaataaaagttgtaaatctcaaaaagttataaaactttgtagttcacaatattttcatttgagaccATCTcctcaaggaaaactatgtttgaatttccaaaaaattgaaatttgaattttttaaacgacctcggatggataagcaacaaaaatgaaagttgtagacctaGAAAAGTTacgaaactttgtaattgacaacttttttatttgaaatcatcttgtcaaggaaaactaagtttgaatttcttaaatttgaaattcaaattttgtaaacgacctcagatggagaaactactaaaataaaagttgtagatattaaaaagttataaaactttgtagtcgacaactttttcatttaaatctgtttaggtcctcaaacaatcaatttatgctcgaTTTAGCATAATATATGGGAAACTTCCAATATATTGGATAGAGTTGTTAGAGGAGGGAACTTGCGAGCTAAGGTAACGGGCTCGGACCCCGGCAATTGCGTGGTGCACGATTTTATGCGAAAAAATGCACGACTTGTGGCTTGCAAGCGTGCGATGTGTGGCTGTCCGGTGGGAGCCTCCCCAGATTATTTTTTTTAATGCAGGACTTGCGCCTTGCGAGCGCGTGACGTGTTACTAACCGGTGGAGGCCTCCtgagattaaaaaaaaatccatattttgtTTTGTTCGAATTCATGAATTTTTGGAAAATAATTTATAGGGGTCGCTTAAtatccagccgcctctataaataatAAGTCGCCCCTGCAAATCCGATTGAATGCAATGGACGGTCTGGGAGCTTCAACTAATTTAAAAACCCGTTTTTGATGGAAATCAGTCGATTCAAATACTTGATTATCAGTGGGTGCCCATACTGATGGAGCCCGTgatatgaaaaaaaaaatatgaatgGTTCATGATGAAAACAACGCGTTTACGTCCTTGTCTCGCCTCCCTCGAAAACCCGAAGCTACGAGTTTTGTCATCATGCGCCCGCCTGGCGCCTGCCCGCACTGTAAACCGACCGCTTTGCCAACAGTAAGTGTTGGATCGTGATGCAAGCACACGACGAAAGGCATCTGTCGTGCCAGGTTTATTCGCTTTACGATCGATGCTCGGAGTAGGATTCGCAGTGGCAGCCTGCTTGCAACGACGGCGCAACTGCGATGCCGATCGATGGGCGATGCATCATCACATTTCCTGTTTATTATTCCCACGCCTCCTTCAGCCTGCAGGCTTCTTTATGACACGGGTGAGAGATtccagtccagccccatgtctctctctcctctccctttTGACATTTGGAGCAGAGTCAAAGAGAACAACAGGAAAAGGCCTAGCCAAGCACGACGACGACCGCCGGGGCCCCCCTTTTGACACTGCAGCCGCCGCCGCATCCCTTCCAGAAACCAGCAAAACACGCTCGCGCCTCGCGGCTAGTAGTAGGGATGCAAATCCGGGGCGCGATCTTCTTCTTTTTATCCCTGCCGTTGCTGCCTCCGTGCCCACCACTTGCAGCGGGTTGACTTGGCATCGCATCGCATCGCAGAGATCGGGCCTGCCGCCTGCGGGTAGAGCCCCCCGCGCCGTGCCGCGTCTCTGCGGACCGATTGCCCCCGGCCTGGCCTGCGCGTCCAAATATATATGCGCGCGTGCGGGGGCCGCGGGGCCCTGCTGGAGCTGGACTGCCAGAGTGCCAGTGCCAAAAGTCAACCCCCACCCCCTCCTCCTGCAGGAGCAGCACGCACGCGTCCCTCCGCCTCGTCAAAGGCTCCAGCGAGAGCCCGGTCGTGGTTCATGCGCGGCGTGCTGCTGCTCATGGCGGAGCACTTCAACGACTGGGACCTGCAGGCCGTCGTCAGGAGCTGCGGCAGCGTCGCGCACCCGGACCCGCcggagcccgccgccgccgcggcggacgCAGCGCCGCCGCGGGGAGACGAGGCGCCCGCCTCGCGTGGCACGCCGCCGCCTGTGGCTGTCCGGGGACAGGAGCGGGCGCCGCCGCCCGTGGCCAAGGCATCGGCGGCGCTCCTGTACGACCTCGAGTACCTGGATTTGGATCGCAAGCCGTTCCTGCTGCCGGTCGTCGCGCCGTCGCCGAGGCCGCGCGCCGGGGACGACGGGCGCGAGCGTGAGGTGATGATCTCCTTTCCCGCGGGGGCCGCGTCCACGTCCGGGATGCAGCAGAGGGCATCGCCGCCAGGCCGGAAGCCAGGCGCGCGCACGCCGCGGCAGAAAAGAAGGTACCGTACCGATGCTGTGCGCTCAAACTCCATCAATCATCGTCGTGCGTAGCACCATACCGATACCTTGAAGATGCCGACACAGATTTAGTGCAAGATTCCCTTTTTAGGCTTAATTTTGCGTGCATGATTTGGTTAGACAATTAGAATGAAGTGCTGCCATGGCTTATTGCTTTCCTTTCTCCTCGCTCCCTGGTTGTGGTATGATGACAGCAAGAAGAGCCAGCTGAAGAAGGTGGTGCGCGAGATGCCGGTGGCCGACGGCGGCTCGTCGTCGTCGGACCCGTGGGCGTGGCGCAAGTATGGCCAAAAGCCCATCAAGGGCTCGCCTTATCCGCGGTAACTGCCTTTGACCTCGCCTTGCATACTTT
Coding sequences within:
- the LOC136450138 gene encoding WRKY transcription factor 22-like; amino-acid sequence: MRACGGRGALLELDCQSASAKSQPPPPPPAGAARTRPSASSKAPARARSWFMRGVLLLMAEHFNDWDLQAVVRSCGSVAHPDPPEPAAAAADAAPPRGDEAPASRGTPPPVAVRGQERAPPPVAKASAALLYDLEYLDLDRKPFLLPVVAPSPRPRAGDDGREREVMISFPAGAASTSGMQQRASPPGRKPGARTPRQKRSKKSQLKKVVREMPVADGGSSSSDPWAWRKYGQKPIKGSPYPRGYYKCSSMKGCMARKLVERSPAKPGVLIVTYMAEHCHPVPTQLNALAGTTRHKTSSSGAAAEHSTGTASSPTSHEQGQAVEKATGHGIGDREHGNNETSAMAWEFGGEEIAAIDDDEFWPAGMDLDELLAPVDDDVDFEHVTEEEDGVLGRRLSL